Within the Stenotrophomonas maltophilia genome, the region ACCTGGACCAGCACAGCGTCGGCTTCCTGGACGAGGGCGACCTGGCCTTCCTCGGTGAGTTCGCCCTGCTGCGCGACTACCTGCGCGACAAGGAGCAGGAGCTGGGGCAGTGGAACGGGCGCCTGCGCGAACAGGGCGTGGCGGACGTGAACAGCCGCCGGGTGACCAATCTGGGCACGTTCCGGGCCTATGTGGAGCGCTACCTGCGCAGCCACCCGGGTATCCACACCGACATGACCCTGCTGGTGCGACAGCTGCAACCGACCACCGAGGGCCTGCCGCTGGAGCTGTACTGCTTCACCCGCACTACCGCCTGGGCGGAGTACGAGGCGGTGCAGTCGGACATTTTCGACCATCTGCTGGCGATCCTGCCGGCCTTCGGCCTGAGGGTGTTCCAGGCGTCCAGCGACGCCATGTTGATGGCCGGGCAGCGCCAGTCGGCCCGCTCGGAGTAAGCTGCCGTGCCGCCCGCGGGACCGTACGGACCCCGCTGGTGGATGAAACTGAATGCCGAAACCTCTCGCCAAATGGCCCGGGATCGCTAGAATGCCGGGCTTGTAAACGTTTTCATCAAGGACTGCCGGTGGCCTCCGAACGCATCGAATCCCTCATTGCCCAGATGACCGTCGAGGAAAAGGTCGGCCAGCTGGGTGTTTTCGCGGACATGGTCCGCCCGTTCGCCCCGGACGTGAACCCGGAAGCCAACGTGCGCAATGCCGACCAGGTGCTGCAGCAGGTGCGCGAGGGCAAGGTCGGCTCGCTGTTCAACGGGGTGGGCGCCGAACTGGGCCGCCGCATCCAGCAGGTCGCGACCGAGGAGAGCCGGCTGGGCATCCCGGTCATCCTCGCGGCCGACGTCATCCACGGCATGCGCACCGTGTTCCCGATCCCGCTGGGCGAGGCCGCCAGCTTCGAGCCGGACCTGGCCGAGCGCACCGCCCGCGCCACTGCGGTCGAGGCCACCGCCGCCGGCCTGCACTGGACCTATGCGCCTGCCGTGGACATCGCCCGCGACCAGCGCTGGGGCCGTGGCGCCGAAGGCGCAGGCGAGGACGTGGTGCTGGGCTGTGCCTTCGCCGCCGCCCGTGTGCGCGGCTTCCAGGGCAGCGACCTGCGTGCCGCCGATTCGCTGCTGGCCACGCCCAAGCATTTCGCCGCCTATGGCGCGGTGATGGCCGGCATGGAATACAACATGGTGGACATCTCGCCGCAGACCCTGCGCGACGTGCACCTGCCGCCGTTCAAGGCGGCCTTCGATGCCGGTGCGATCACGGTGATGTCCTCGTTCAACGACATCAACGGCGTGCCGGCCAGCGCCAATGCAGAACTGCTCACCGACATCCTGCGTGGCGAGTGGAAGTTCCCGGGTGTGGTGATCTCCGATTACACCGCCGACATGGAACTGGTGGCGCACGGCTACGCCGCCGATGACCGCGACGCCACCGCCAAGGCCTTCACCGCAGGCCTGGACCTGAGCATGCAGAGCGGCTTCTATGCCGAGCACCTGCCAGGCCTGGTGGAAAGCGGCGAGGTGCCGATGGCGGTGCTGGATGAGGGCGTGCGCCGCATCCTGTGGCTGAAGGAAACCATCGGCCTGTTCGACGACCCGTACCGGTCGCTGGACCCGGCCCGCGAAGCGGACGACTCGCACATCGCCGCACATGATGAGCTCTCGCGCGATGCCGCGCGCCGTTCGATCGTGCTGCTGAACAACCGTGACAACGTGCTGCCGCTGCAGAAGACCGGGCAGAAGATCGCGCTGATCGGCCCGTTCGTGCAGGACCGCGAAAACATCGAAGGCTGCTGGACCCTGTTCGGCGACAAGCAGCGTTATGTGGACCTGGAAACCGGTGTGCGTGCCGCCATCGGTGACGCGTCGCTGCTGGAGATCGTGCCCGGTTGCGATCTGGAAACCGCGATCCCGGGGGGCACCGAAGCCGCCGTGGCGGCTGCGCTGCGTGCCGACGTGGTGGTGTTGGCGCTGGGCGAGCCGCAGCGCTACAGCGGCGAAGCGCAGTCGCGCGTGGAGATCACCCTGCCGCCGGCGCAGCAGGCACTGGCCGAGGCGGTGGCAATGACCGGCAAGCCGCTTGTGGTGCTGCTGCGCAATGGCCGCGCGCTGGCCCTGCAAGGTGCGGTGCGCAATGCACAGGCCGTGGCGATCACCTGGTACCTGGGCACGCAGACCGGTCATGCGGTGGCCGATGTGCTGTTCGGCGACTACAGCCCGTCCGGCCGCCTGCCGGTCAGCTTCCCGCAGGTGTCCGGCCAGCAACCGTATTTCTACAACCATCCGCGTACCGGCCGCCCCGAACTGCCGACGATGTCGGAGTTCAAGGCACGCTGGCGCGAGATTCCCAACGAGCCGCTGTATCCGTTCGGTCATGGCATCGGCTACACCACCTTCGCCTATGGCGTGCCGCAGCTCAGCACGGCACAGCTGGGCTGGGACGACACCCTGACCATCACCACCACGCTGACCAACACCGGTACCGTGGCCGGCGAGGAAGTGGTGCAGCTGTACATCCATGACCGCGTGGCCAGCCGCGTGCGGCCGGTGCGCGAGCTGAAGGACTTCCGCAAGATCGCACTGCAGCCGGGCGAATCCACCGATGTGGTGTTCACCCTGCACCGCGAGCAGTTGGCGTTCACCGGCCGCGATGGCGTGCTGCGTGCCGAGCCGGGCCTGTTCGAGCTGTGGGTGTGCGCGTCGTCAGCGGCTGGCGAGCCGGTGCAGTTCGAACTGCTGAAGGGCTGAACGGGAACGGTAGCGCCGGGCCATGCCCGGCGTCGTCACCCATGGCAAACACGCCGGGCCTGACCCGGCGCTACCATCGGGGTTCGTGATCCGATGGAGCCCGACCATGCGCAAGAGTGCTTTCCTTGCCCCCGCGCTGCTGCTGGCAGCCTGTGCACAGCCGGTGCCGCCGACGGCCCCGGAGGCAACGCCCGCTGCCGCACCGGCAGCCGAGCCCGTGCAGGCAGCACCGGCAGCACCTGCGGCACCCGCGAGCGAACAGACCGAAGATGCGCGCGCGCGCATCGAGACACTGCTCGGTGATGCGGCGCAGTACGAGAAGGTCTTCACTGCCTTCAGAACGGCGGTGGTCGGCGGTGATCGCGCGGCGGTCGTCGAGGAAATACGTTTCCCGTTGAACATCAGCGGCGGAAAGACGATCGCCGGACCGGGCGAATTCCAGCGCAGCTACGAGAAGATCATCACGCCGGCCGTGGTCAAGGCGGTGTCCGCACAGGATTTCGGCAAGGTGTTCGTCAACCAGCAGGGCGTGATGATCGGCGATGGCCAGGTGTGGTTGAGCGGCCAGTGCCTTGATGCGGCCTGCACCCGGACCGAAGTGAAGGTCATCACCATCCAGTGAGCGTGCGGGGTGACGGGCTCTGGCCCGCCACCCTGCGTTACCTGATCAGGTCTTCGGCGTGAGCTTGAGCAGGCGCGCCTTGCTGCCATCTTCAAGCAGCCACAGCGCGCCATCGGGCCCCTGTTCCACTTCACGGATGCGCTCACCCATGTTGAAACGTTCCGCCTCGCGCGCGTTGTCGCCCTCGAAGGCTACGCGCACCAGTGATGTGGAGGACAGGCCGCCGATGAAGCCGCTGCCCTTCCACTGCGGGAACAGGGTGCCGCTGTAGATGACGAAGCCCGCAGGCGAGATGACCGGCGTCCAGGTCACCTTCGGCGCGGCGAACTCCGGGCGCGTGTCGTGGTCGGGAATCGGCCGGCCGTCGTAGTGGTCGCCGTTGGAGACCACCGGGTAGCCGTAGTTGGCGCCCCGCACGATCAGGTTCAGTTCGTCTCCGCCCGCCGGCCCCATCTCATGCGCCCACAGCTTGCCGTTGGCATCGAAGGCCATGCCCAGGATGTTGCGATGGCCGAGCGACCACACCTGTGCAGCCACGCCGCCCTGTGACGCGAACGGATTGTCCGCCGGCAGGCTGCCATCGTCGTTGAGGCGGATGATCTTGCCGAGGTTGCCGCCCATGTCCTGCGCGGGGTCGAACTTCTGCCGTTCGCTGGAGCTGATCCAGAGCTTGCCGTCCGGACCGAACACCAGGCGATGGCCGTAGTGGCCCTGCCCGCTGACCTTCGGTGTCTGTCGCCAGATCACCTTCAGATCCTTGAGCTGGCCACCGCCGTCGGCGTCCAGGGCGAGCGTGGCGCGGGCCACCGCGGCGCCGCGGGTATCCAGCGTGCCTTCCTCGGCA harbors:
- a CDS encoding PQQ-dependent sugar dehydrogenase; the encoded protein is MTRTPLLLALGLAPILATTACNAADPASATAGTAATAAAPAAAATDQRPFTATEVSRFDQPWAMTFLPDGSLLVTEKRGKLQHLDVASGQKHEITGVPKVAYGGQGGFGDVILHPDFARNQVIYLSYAEEGTLDTRGAAVARATLALDADGGGQLKDLKVIWRQTPKVSGQGHYGHRLVFGPDGKLWISSSERQKFDPAQDMGGNLGKIIRLNDDGSLPADNPFASQGGVAAQVWSLGHRNILGMAFDANGKLWAHEMGPAGGDELNLIVRGANYGYPVVSNGDHYDGRPIPDHDTRPEFAAPKVTWTPVISPAGFVIYSGTLFPQWKGSGFIGGLSSTSLVRVAFEGDNAREAERFNMGERIREVEQGPDGALWLLEDGSKARLLKLTPKT
- a CDS encoding glycoside hydrolase family 3 N-terminal domain-containing protein, giving the protein MASERIESLIAQMTVEEKVGQLGVFADMVRPFAPDVNPEANVRNADQVLQQVREGKVGSLFNGVGAELGRRIQQVATEESRLGIPVILAADVIHGMRTVFPIPLGEAASFEPDLAERTARATAVEATAAGLHWTYAPAVDIARDQRWGRGAEGAGEDVVLGCAFAAARVRGFQGSDLRAADSLLATPKHFAAYGAVMAGMEYNMVDISPQTLRDVHLPPFKAAFDAGAITVMSSFNDINGVPASANAELLTDILRGEWKFPGVVISDYTADMELVAHGYAADDRDATAKAFTAGLDLSMQSGFYAEHLPGLVESGEVPMAVLDEGVRRILWLKETIGLFDDPYRSLDPAREADDSHIAAHDELSRDAARRSIVLLNNRDNVLPLQKTGQKIALIGPFVQDRENIEGCWTLFGDKQRYVDLETGVRAAIGDASLLEIVPGCDLETAIPGGTEAAVAAALRADVVVLALGEPQRYSGEAQSRVEITLPPAQQALAEAVAMTGKPLVVLLRNGRALALQGAVRNAQAVAITWYLGTQTGHAVADVLFGDYSPSGRLPVSFPQVSGQQPYFYNHPRTGRPELPTMSEFKARWREIPNEPLYPFGHGIGYTTFAYGVPQLSTAQLGWDDTLTITTTLTNTGTVAGEEVVQLYIHDRVASRVRPVRELKDFRKIALQPGESTDVVFTLHREQLAFTGRDGVLRAEPGLFELWVCASSAAGEPVQFELLKG